From Candidatus Neomarinimicrobiota bacterium, the proteins below share one genomic window:
- a CDS encoding methylmalonyl-CoA mutase family protein: MKMEPLSDRDQRKSMTETPKDPLIKLDKQCTLKDDFPVPTHEEWLSIVEPFLKGAPFEKKLCTPTYEGITLKPLYIRADRDDIPSDMYPGGDDGLRGNTAAAYAGKPWIVNQELPFALAEDFNKALLNDLQKGQTGVTLKLDTATRLGQDADYAKTEDVGDEGLSISGLRSLERALNGVELPAVEISLDGGFSALPFLALFKAYLDKKGVDPTALKGSVNQDPFAFLAGKGFLPVNTDTVFDEIAETITWLDGTMPGLKGLGISTLPYHDAGANVVQELAWMLSTLVEWINRLEERDITPERIVRHLRITLGVGPFFFMEIARFRAARLLVRRVLEAYGLKESARQITWHARPSRTNQTLYDPYVNILRTTTEAFSAILGGVDSLHTNTFHEMAVGEPSAFARRVARNIQIILREECHLDRLIDPAGGSYFVEALTRQVAEEAWSSFQKTEEQGGLMKALESGWIHNEISAVRKAREKDYRKRKQVLVGINMYADIKQKKLEAVPVDQKAIQKTRAEYLKAFRVSPGQKENQAVMMHLENLSRNKQTLETAVQAVSAGATLGEVSRSLRLSAGKGLSISPLLPYRAAEIFEHFRDMGWQAERTERGRPKIILVNMGPPKQHKIRSEFSRGFLEPGGFEILDTPAQSSPEEAARTAHESGAFAAVLCSTDESYPEIVPVFIKKLEDLNSPMKVIVAGRPRESMEMLEKAGVFRFLYLGADAVDMYEDLWKTAGGEDHA, from the coding sequence TTGAAAATGGAACCATTATCTGACAGAGATCAGAGGAAAAGCATGACAGAGACCCCGAAAGACCCATTGATTAAACTTGATAAACAATGTACCCTGAAGGACGATTTTCCCGTCCCCACGCATGAAGAGTGGCTTTCAATTGTTGAGCCTTTCCTCAAGGGGGCTCCCTTCGAAAAGAAACTATGTACCCCCACTTATGAAGGTATTACCCTGAAGCCCCTGTACATCCGGGCGGACCGCGATGATATCCCCTCAGATATGTATCCCGGAGGGGATGATGGCTTGCGGGGAAACACGGCTGCCGCTTATGCAGGTAAACCCTGGATTGTAAACCAGGAACTTCCTTTTGCCCTGGCGGAGGATTTTAACAAAGCCCTGCTGAACGATTTGCAAAAAGGGCAGACAGGCGTGACGCTGAAATTGGATACGGCCACCCGTTTGGGACAGGATGCCGATTACGCAAAGACGGAAGATGTGGGAGATGAAGGTCTATCCATATCGGGATTGCGAAGCCTTGAGCGGGCTTTGAATGGCGTAGAACTCCCTGCAGTGGAAATATCACTCGACGGCGGTTTTTCAGCCCTCCCTTTTCTGGCCCTTTTTAAGGCATACCTGGATAAAAAAGGTGTGGATCCCACAGCCCTTAAAGGAAGTGTAAATCAGGATCCCTTTGCATTTTTAGCCGGAAAGGGATTTCTCCCGGTCAACACAGATACTGTTTTTGATGAAATTGCCGAAACCATCACATGGCTTGACGGCACCATGCCGGGCTTGAAGGGACTTGGAATATCCACTCTGCCGTACCATGACGCCGGTGCCAATGTCGTGCAGGAACTGGCCTGGATGCTCTCAACCCTGGTGGAATGGATAAACCGGCTGGAAGAACGGGATATAACCCCGGAACGCATTGTACGCCATCTGCGGATCACCCTGGGTGTCGGACCTTTCTTTTTTATGGAAATCGCCAGGTTCAGGGCAGCCCGGTTGCTGGTCCGTAGGGTGCTGGAAGCCTATGGATTGAAAGAATCAGCCCGTCAAATCACCTGGCATGCCCGTCCATCCAGAACCAATCAAACCCTGTATGATCCCTATGTCAATATTCTCCGGACCACCACGGAGGCTTTTTCTGCAATCCTGGGAGGCGTGGACAGCCTTCATACCAATACTTTTCATGAAATGGCCGTGGGTGAACCATCCGCCTTTGCCCGCCGGGTAGCACGGAATATCCAGATTATCCTCCGGGAGGAGTGTCATCTGGACCGCCTGATCGATCCCGCCGGTGGATCTTACTTTGTTGAGGCACTCACCCGACAGGTGGCTGAAGAAGCCTGGTCCTCTTTTCAGAAAACAGAAGAACAGGGCGGCCTGATGAAAGCCCTGGAATCCGGGTGGATCCATAACGAAATTTCTGCAGTAAGAAAAGCCCGGGAAAAAGACTATCGAAAGCGGAAACAGGTTTTGGTGGGAATCAATATGTATGCCGATATCAAACAAAAAAAGCTGGAAGCAGTGCCCGTGGATCAAAAAGCGATTCAAAAAACGCGGGCAGAGTATCTGAAAGCCTTTCGTGTTTCTCCGGGACAAAAAGAGAATCAGGCTGTCATGATGCATCTTGAGAATTTATCCCGGAATAAACAAACATTAGAAACGGCTGTACAGGCGGTGTCCGCCGGAGCCACACTGGGTGAAGTCTCACGGAGTCTGCGTCTTTCTGCAGGGAAAGGCCTTAGTATTTCACCCCTGTTGCCTTACAGAGCAGCTGAAATATTTGAACATTTCCGGGATATGGGTTGGCAGGCGGAAAGGACAGAGAGGGGCAGGCCAAAGATTATTCTGGTCAATATGGGTCCTCCCAAACAACACAAGATCCGCTCCGAATTCAGCCGGGGATTCCTGGAACCCGGTGGATTTGAAATCCTGGATACACCTGCCCAATCCTCACCGGAAGAGGCAGCCCGTACCGCACATGAAAGCGGTGCCTTTGCGGCTGTCCTCTGTTCCACCGATGAAAGTTATCCGGAGATCGTCCCAGTCTTTATTAAAAAGCTGGAAGATCTTAACTCCCCAATGAAAGTGATTGTTGCCGGCCGGCCCCGTGAAAGTATGGAAATGCTGGAAAAAGCAGGTGTTTTTCGCTTCCTCTATCTGGGAGCCGATGCCGTGGACATGTATGAGGATCTGTGGAAAACGGCGGGAGGTGAAGATCATGCGTAA
- the scpA gene encoding methylmalonyl-CoA mutase encodes MRKPDFTKIPLDIDAPRMTREEWENAFEKETGMSVREAVWETMEKIPVKPLYDRNDTESCEHLDYLSGIPPFLRGPYSTMYVGRPWTVRQYAGFSTAEESNAFYRRNLAAGQKGLSVAFDLATHRGYDSDHPRVVGDVGKAGVAIDSVEDMKILFDGIPLDKMSVSMTMNGAVLPVMAFYIVAAEEQGVAPEELSGTIQNDILKEYMVRNTYIYPPEVSMQIIADIFKYTSEKMPKFNSISVSGYHMQEAGATADLEMAYTLADGLEYVRTGIQAGLDIDAFAPRISFFWAEGMNYFMEIAKLRAARLIWAKLIRQFNPKNPKSMSLRTHSQTSGWSLTEQDPYNNVARTCIEAMAAALGHTQSLHTNALDEAIALPTDFSARIARNTQLYLQDETWITKVIDPWGGSYFVESLTHELLQKGWDHILEVEGYGGMTKAIEAGIPKMRIEEAAARRQARIDSGRETIVGLNKFPPEEKDPIEILEVDNTAVRLSQIRRLREIRSKRDDKAVDKALKAITACTESGEGNLLDVCVEAARSRATLGEISSAIEKVCGRYQAVTRTISGVYSSEYAGDEEDLVQKVRELTDDFEKREGRRPRILIAKMGQDGHDRGAKVVATAYADMGFDVDMGPLFQTPEETARQAVENDVHVVGMSSLAAGHKTLLPQLVDALKKLGREDIIVIVGGVIPSQDYDFLYQHGASAIFGPGTRIPEAGLRLMEEINERFGHE; translated from the coding sequence ATGCGTAAACCGGATTTTACAAAAATTCCCCTTGATATTGATGCACCCCGGATGACTCGTGAGGAATGGGAAAACGCTTTTGAAAAAGAGACGGGTATGTCGGTCCGTGAAGCGGTATGGGAGACCATGGAAAAAATTCCCGTCAAACCCCTTTACGACAGGAATGATACAGAGAGCTGTGAGCATCTGGATTATCTTTCCGGGATCCCCCCTTTTTTACGAGGCCCCTATTCCACCATGTATGTAGGACGTCCCTGGACGGTCCGGCAGTATGCCGGCTTTTCCACGGCGGAAGAGAGCAATGCCTTTTATCGCCGGAATCTGGCGGCTGGACAAAAAGGGCTTTCCGTAGCCTTTGATCTGGCAACCCACCGGGGCTATGATTCGGATCATCCCCGGGTTGTGGGGGATGTGGGAAAGGCTGGCGTGGCCATCGATTCGGTGGAAGACATGAAAATCCTTTTTGACGGAATTCCCCTGGATAAAATGTCCGTCTCCATGACCATGAACGGGGCGGTGCTGCCGGTCATGGCTTTTTATATTGTGGCGGCGGAAGAACAGGGTGTTGCTCCGGAAGAATTGAGTGGAACCATCCAGAATGATATCCTCAAAGAGTATATGGTTCGCAATACCTATATCTATCCTCCGGAAGTATCCATGCAGATTATTGCCGACATTTTCAAATACACATCCGAAAAGATGCCCAAATTTAACAGCATCAGCGTTTCGGGATATCACATGCAGGAAGCAGGCGCCACAGCGGATCTTGAAATGGCCTATACGCTGGCGGATGGGTTGGAATATGTACGGACCGGGATTCAGGCGGGGCTGGATATTGATGCGTTTGCTCCCCGGATTTCTTTTTTCTGGGCAGAAGGCATGAATTATTTCATGGAAATTGCCAAGCTCCGGGCCGCCCGGCTGATCTGGGCCAAACTGATCCGGCAGTTCAATCCGAAAAATCCCAAATCCATGTCTCTGCGGACCCATTCCCAGACATCCGGCTGGAGTCTGACAGAGCAGGACCCCTACAACAATGTCGCCCGGACCTGCATCGAGGCCATGGCAGCAGCTTTGGGACATACCCAGTCCCTTCATACCAATGCCCTGGATGAAGCCATTGCCCTGCCGACGGATTTCTCTGCCCGGATAGCCCGGAACACCCAGCTTTATTTACAGGATGAAACCTGGATTACAAAAGTCATTGATCCCTGGGGCGGTTCCTATTTTGTGGAGTCCCTGACCCATGAACTGCTGCAGAAGGGCTGGGATCATATCCTGGAAGTGGAGGGATATGGCGGCATGACCAAAGCCATTGAGGCCGGCATTCCCAAGATGCGCATTGAAGAAGCGGCTGCCCGGCGTCAGGCCCGCATTGATTCAGGTCGGGAAACTATTGTGGGACTCAATAAATTTCCCCCTGAAGAGAAAGATCCCATCGAGATTCTCGAAGTGGATAATACGGCGGTTCGTCTTTCCCAAATCCGCAGACTCCGGGAGATTCGGTCCAAACGGGACGATAAGGCAGTGGATAAAGCCCTGAAAGCCATTACTGCCTGCACGGAATCCGGCGAAGGAAACCTGTTGGATGTGTGTGTTGAAGCGGCAAGAAGCCGGGCAACTCTGGGAGAAATATCATCAGCAATTGAAAAAGTATGTGGAAGGTATCAGGCTGTGACGAGGACAATTTCAGGTGTGTATAGCAGTGAATATGCCGGAGATGAAGAAGATCTGGTTCAAAAAGTCCGGGAACTCACCGATGATTTTGAAAAACGGGAAGGCCGGCGTCCCCGGATCCTTATTGCGAAAATGGGCCAGGATGGACATGACAGGGGGGCCAAGGTTGTAGCAACGGCTTATGCCGATATGGGCTTTGATGTGGATATGGGCCCTCTTTTTCAAACGCCGGAAGAAACAGCTCGGCAGGCCGTGGAAAACGACGTGCACGTGGTGGGCATGAGTTCACTGGCAGCGGGACATAAAACACTGCTCCCCCAACTTGTTGACGCCTTAAAAAAACTGGGACGCGAAGATATTATCGTCATTGTCGGCGGTGTGATCCCGTCCCAGGATTATGACTTTCTCTACCAACACGGAGCTTCGGCCATATTCGGACCTGGTACCCGGATCCCGGAAGCGGGGCTCCGGCTTATGGAAGAAATCAACGAACGGTTTGGGCACGAATGA
- the meaB gene encoding methylmalonyl Co-A mutase-associated GTPase MeaB gives MRETDKDQDPEKDQEEVEGERSYRPDWAPPEDHDAFAVKVVRSGHPEGMKKEITKGPRRKNLSVDEYVTGVLKGNRPILARTITLIESQAPRHREVAARVLHRLLPHAGKSLRIGISGVPGAGKSTFIETFGLQLIQNGHRVAVLAVDPSSSVTKGSILGDKTRMEKLSRDDHAFIRPSPSGGTLGGVASKTRESITVCEAAGYDVILVETVGVGQSEITVRSMVDFFLLLQISGAGDELQGIKKGVIEIADAVVINKADGDNVQKAEMTRNQFETAIHYLKPVTRGWNCRVLTCSALTGSGIPDIRRMIWDFKEQTTQTGIFQQRRKEQAVNWFFSMIDERMRAWFYDHPEIRDNINTLKEKITSGTLLPTTGAEQVMEGFLEKIFPKKGE, from the coding sequence ATGAGAGAAACAGATAAAGATCAGGATCCCGAAAAAGATCAGGAGGAAGTGGAGGGTGAACGGAGTTACCGGCCGGATTGGGCACCCCCGGAAGATCATGATGCCTTTGCCGTGAAAGTGGTCCGGAGCGGACATCCGGAGGGGATGAAAAAAGAGATTACCAAAGGGCCTAGACGAAAAAATCTTTCAGTGGATGAGTACGTGACGGGTGTTTTAAAGGGTAACAGGCCAATACTGGCCCGGACCATTACGCTTATTGAAAGCCAGGCTCCCCGGCACCGGGAAGTGGCAGCCCGGGTCCTTCACCGATTACTTCCCCATGCCGGAAAGTCTCTTCGTATTGGCATTTCCGGTGTCCCCGGCGCCGGTAAGAGTACTTTTATCGAGACCTTTGGGCTCCAGCTTATTCAAAACGGTCACCGTGTGGCTGTGCTGGCTGTGGATCCAAGTTCTTCCGTCACAAAAGGAAGTATTTTGGGGGATAAGACCCGGATGGAAAAGCTCTCCCGGGATGATCATGCTTTTATCCGTCCGTCTCCTTCAGGGGGAACCCTGGGAGGAGTGGCATCAAAAACCCGTGAAAGCATCACCGTGTGTGAAGCTGCCGGATACGATGTGATCCTGGTTGAAACCGTGGGGGTGGGACAAAGCGAGATCACGGTCCGCTCCATGGTGGATTTTTTCCTCCTCCTGCAAATTTCCGGTGCAGGGGATGAGCTTCAGGGAATCAAAAAAGGCGTTATTGAAATTGCCGATGCCGTGGTCATCAATAAGGCGGATGGTGACAATGTTCAGAAAGCGGAAATGACCCGAAACCAGTTTGAAACGGCCATTCATTACCTAAAACCCGTCACCAGAGGATGGAATTGTCGCGTGCTGACCTGTTCAGCTCTCACAGGATCCGGAATCCCCGATATCCGCCGGATGATCTGGGACTTTAAAGAGCAAACGACACAGACAGGTATTTTTCAGCAAAGACGGAAAGAACAGGCAGTGAACTGGTTTTTCAGTATGATTGATGAACGGATGCGTGCCTGGTTTTATGATCATCCGGAAATCCGTGATAATATCAATACCTTAAAGGAGAAAATCACGTCCGGAACCCTTTTGCCCACAACCGGGGCAGAGCAAGTCATGGAAGGTTTTCTCGAAAAGATTTTCCCTAAAAAAGGGGAGTAA
- the mce gene encoding methylmalonyl-CoA epimerase yields MIKGISHIGIAVRSLDEQIPYYKDVLGLPLLGIETVQDQGVKVAMFQVGDTRIELLEPLSEESPIAKFLEKRGEGFHHIAYGVDNCESALKTAEEKGIRLIDHKPRLGAGGHLIGFLHPKSTYGILTELTQEHEES; encoded by the coding sequence ATGATTAAAGGAATTTCACATATTGGGATTGCAGTCCGCTCACTGGATGAACAGATACCCTATTACAAAGATGTATTGGGTCTCCCGTTGTTGGGGATTGAAACGGTTCAGGACCAGGGTGTTAAGGTTGCGATGTTTCAGGTGGGAGATACACGGATTGAACTCCTGGAACCCCTGTCCGAAGAGAGTCCCATTGCTAAGTTTCTTGAGAAAAGGGGAGAAGGGTTTCATCACATCGCCTATGGGGTGGATAATTGTGAAAGCGCCCTTAAAACGGCTGAAGAAAAGGGAATCCGTCTCATAGACCACAAACCCCGTTTAGGTGCCGGTGGGCATTTGATTGGATTTCTTCATCCCAAATCCACCTATGGGATTTTAACTGAACTGACTCAGGAACACGAAGAATCATAA
- a CDS encoding acyl-CoA carboxylase subunit beta, with protein MSMQENLKKLREMRQKALEGGGEARIAKQHEKGKLTARERIDFLLDKDSFEEFDMFVTHRSRDFGLDKKKYLGDGVVTGYGTIDGRLVYVFSQDFTVLGGSLSETFAMKICKVMDMAMKMGAPVIGLNDSGGARIQEGIMSLAGYADIFQRNVEASGVVPQISAILGPCAGGAVYSPALTDFIIMAEETSYMFITGPKVVKTVTNENVTEEQLGGAMVHASKSGVAQFSAENEEEALGIIRKLISYLPQNNLEEAPLVSTHDPINRVDDELASIIPDSTNQPYDMKDIIYRIVDDEEFLEVSRHFAPNMITGYARFNGRSVGIVANQPSYLAGVLDINASKKAARFVRFCDAFNIPILTLVDVPGFLPGTAQEYRGIISEGAKLIYAFAEATVPKVTIITRKAYGGAYDVMSSKHLRGDVNYAWPTAEIAVMGAEGAVQILYRKELEDDSDGHRMNELVEEYREKFSNPFVAASRGFVDDVIDPKNTRFRIIRAFESLLTKKLTNPLKKHGNIPL; from the coding sequence ATGTCGATGCAGGAGAATTTGAAAAAACTCCGGGAAATGCGACAGAAAGCATTGGAAGGGGGCGGAGAAGCCCGGATTGCCAAACAGCATGAAAAGGGTAAGCTGACCGCCCGTGAACGAATCGATTTTTTACTGGATAAAGATTCCTTTGAGGAATTTGATATGTTTGTAACCCACCGAAGCCGGGATTTCGGTCTGGATAAGAAGAAATATTTGGGTGATGGTGTGGTAACTGGGTATGGGACCATTGACGGCAGACTGGTCTATGTATTTTCCCAGGATTTTACGGTACTGGGGGGAAGTCTGAGTGAGACCTTTGCCATGAAAATCTGTAAAGTGATGGATATGGCCATGAAAATGGGGGCTCCTGTCATTGGTCTGAATGATTCCGGTGGTGCCCGTATTCAGGAAGGGATTATGTCCCTTGCGGGCTACGCAGATATTTTCCAGCGGAATGTGGAAGCCTCCGGTGTGGTTCCCCAGATTTCCGCCATTTTGGGCCCCTGTGCCGGTGGGGCTGTCTACTCCCCGGCGCTGACGGATTTCATCATCATGGCGGAAGAGACATCCTACATGTTTATCACCGGCCCGAAGGTTGTGAAAACTGTTACGAACGAGAATGTCACAGAAGAGCAGTTGGGTGGGGCCATGGTCCATGCCTCCAAGTCTGGTGTGGCCCAGTTTTCGGCAGAGAATGAAGAAGAAGCCCTGGGAATTATCCGGAAACTGATCAGTTATCTGCCACAAAACAACCTGGAAGAAGCACCCCTGGTATCAACCCATGATCCCATTAACCGGGTGGATGACGAATTGGCTTCTATCATTCCTGATTCCACAAACCAGCCCTATGACATGAAGGATATCATCTACCGGATTGTGGATGACGAGGAATTTCTGGAAGTATCCCGCCACTTTGCCCCCAATATGATCACGGGCTATGCCCGCTTTAACGGCCGGTCGGTAGGGATTGTAGCCAATCAACCCAGCTATCTGGCGGGTGTTCTGGATATTAATGCCAGTAAAAAAGCCGCCCGCTTTGTCCGCTTTTGTGATGCCTTCAATATTCCCATCTTAACCCTGGTGGATGTTCCCGGTTTCCTGCCGGGTACTGCCCAGGAGTACCGGGGAATCATCAGCGAAGGGGCAAAACTGATTTATGCCTTTGCCGAAGCGACGGTACCGAAAGTGACGATCATTACACGAAAAGCCTACGGCGGTGCGTATGATGTGATGAGTTCGAAACATCTCCGGGGCGATGTGAATTATGCCTGGCCAACGGCTGAAATCGCTGTGATGGGTGCCGAAGGGGCCGTTCAAATCCTTTACAGGAAAGAATTGGAAGATGATTCGGATGGTCACCGTATGAATGAACTGGTGGAAGAATACCGGGAAAAATTTTCAAATCCCTTTGTCGCCGCAAGCCGGGGTTTCGTGGATGATGTGATCGATCCGAAAAATACCCGTTTTCGCATTATCCGGGCCTTCGAAAGCCTGCTGACAAAAAAACTGACAAATCCCCTGAAAAAACATGGAAATATTCCTTTATAG
- a CDS encoding biotin/lipoyl-binding protein: MKKMKFLINGNPYELAVKSITDDSAVVECNGTDYEVEILESRAEQKTPRLVRKNVAPSSSEKVERTHKPTEHVGSQYIKAPIPGTILSILVNPGDSVEIGQVVAKMEAMKMENNIMASSDGVVKTVNVKPGSSVLEGEVLITLEV; encoded by the coding sequence ATGAAAAAGATGAAATTTCTGATCAATGGAAATCCCTATGAACTGGCCGTAAAGTCTATCACTGATGATTCGGCAGTTGTAGAGTGCAACGGCACCGATTATGAAGTGGAAATTCTGGAATCACGGGCGGAACAAAAAACACCGCGCCTGGTCCGTAAAAATGTAGCTCCTTCCAGTTCTGAAAAAGTGGAGCGGACCCATAAACCCACAGAGCATGTCGGCAGTCAATATATTAAAGCACCCATTCCGGGAACTATCCTCTCAATACTTGTCAATCCGGGGGATTCGGTGGAAATCGGCCAGGTTGTGGCAAAAATGGAAGCTATGAAAATGGAAAACAATATCATGGCTTCGTCAGATGGTGTGGTAAAAACCGTGAATGTCAAACCGGGAAGTTCTGTGCTGGAAGGTGAAGTCTTAATTACCCTGGAGGTTTAA